In a genomic window of Quercus lobata isolate SW786 chromosome 4, ValleyOak3.0 Primary Assembly, whole genome shotgun sequence:
- the LOC115987652 gene encoding alpha-N-acetylglucosaminidase-like isoform X2, which produces MDFNISKDDLNDFFGGPAFLAWARMGNLHGWGGPLTQNWLDQQLALQKRILSRMLELGMTPVLPSFSGNIPAALKKISPSANITKLGNWNSVDAKCRWSCTYLLDPSGPLFVEIGEAFIRRQVKG; this is translated from the exons ATG GATTTTAATATTAGCAAGGATGATTTGAATGATTTCTTTGGTGGACCTGCTTTCCTTGCTTGGGCTCGCATGGGAAATTTACATGGGTGG GGTGGACCCTTAACTCAAAATTGGTTAGATCAGCAATTAGCTCTACAGAAACGGATATTATCTCGGATGCTAGAGCTAGGAATGACGCCTG TGCTGCCATCATTCTCTGGGAACATTCCAGCAGCCTTGAAGAAGATATCTCCTTCAGCAAACATAACTAAACTTGGAAACTG GAACTCTGTTGATGCTAAGTGTCGTTGGAGCTGTACTTACCTTCTGGATCCCTCTGGTCCTTTATTTGTTGAGATTGGGGAGGCTTTCATTAGGCGACAAGTTAAAG GTTAA
- the LOC115987652 gene encoding alpha-N-acetylglucosaminidase-like isoform X1 — MLLHLVDFNISKDDLNDFFGGPAFLAWARMGNLHGWGGPLTQNWLDQQLALQKRILSRMLELGMTPVLPSFSGNIPAALKKISPSANITKLGNWNSVDAKCRWSCTYLLDPSGPLFVEIGEAFIRRQVKG; from the exons ATGTTGTTACATCTAGTT GATTTTAATATTAGCAAGGATGATTTGAATGATTTCTTTGGTGGACCTGCTTTCCTTGCTTGGGCTCGCATGGGAAATTTACATGGGTGG GGTGGACCCTTAACTCAAAATTGGTTAGATCAGCAATTAGCTCTACAGAAACGGATATTATCTCGGATGCTAGAGCTAGGAATGACGCCTG TGCTGCCATCATTCTCTGGGAACATTCCAGCAGCCTTGAAGAAGATATCTCCTTCAGCAAACATAACTAAACTTGGAAACTG GAACTCTGTTGATGCTAAGTGTCGTTGGAGCTGTACTTACCTTCTGGATCCCTCTGGTCCTTTATTTGTTGAGATTGGGGAGGCTTTCATTAGGCGACAAGTTAAAG GTTAA